Proteins from one Nitrobacteraceae bacterium AZCC 2146 genomic window:
- a CDS encoding hypothetical protein (product_source=Hypo-rule applied) yields the protein MRQDNHVLIEMTDEPDCRFIGSWLIKVAAAQAMWSQALRDHDFEKRVMDLCAFCEPNLECAALEVIDALRHRSHILAADLDDIETSVFGIEFGLMVQLGLFAFTGRSYQIAVPETVTLDRVQQAALNLLATAKDVGDGVEVVQPECLLHTLPETEAKAWRSRLIAMRRFNAHAPRDGTIQ from the coding sequence GTGCGACAAGACAATCATGTTCTGATCGAAATGACGGATGAGCCCGACTGCCGCTTCATTGGATCTTGGCTTATTAAGGTGGCGGCAGCTCAGGCCATGTGGTCGCAGGCGCTGCGTGACCACGATTTCGAGAAACGAGTAATGGACCTGTGCGCGTTCTGTGAGCCGAATCTTGAATGCGCCGCGCTCGAAGTCATTGACGCATTGCGGCACCGGAGCCACATACTTGCGGCCGATCTCGACGATATAGAGACTAGTGTTTTCGGCATCGAGTTCGGGCTGATGGTGCAACTCGGCCTGTTCGCATTCACCGGCCGGAGTTATCAGATCGCCGTTCCAGAGACTGTTACGCTTGACCGCGTACAGCAGGCCGCTTTGAACCTCCTCGCGACGGCAAAGGATGTCGGAGACGGTGTGGAGGTAGTCCAGCCGGAGTGCCTGTTGCATACTCTGCCTGAAACGGAAGCCAAAGCATGGCGATCGAGGCTGATCGCAATGCGCCGTTTCAATGCCCATGCTCCTCGCGACGGAACAATACAGTGA
- a CDS encoding integrase (product_source=COG0582; cath_funfam=1.10.443.10,1.20.58.110; cog=COG0582; pfam=PF00589,PF13356; superfamily=56349) gives MARGYGKLKAKQVEQLSKRGLYGDGGGLYLQVAKGGSKSWLFRFKSDGRSRWYGLGSVRDVSLADARIKAGDARRLRLGGGDPIEAKRAAKLAARIEAARAITFGAAAKRFIKANAPGWKNAKHAAQWQMTLLGIDQDGKPTKHDYCNPIRDLPISSIDTTLVLRIIEPIWATKTETANRIRGRIESVVDAAKSKGEFKGENPARWKGHLDNLLPATSKVRKVRNHPALPYQQLPAFMRELRERDGVAAAALEFQILTTVRPGNAVAAKKDRIDRLAAVWTIPAALMKSDAEHKVPLSQAALDVLDRMEALNAGSEYIFPNSKGKPLSDASAAAVIDRMNEQERRWIDPKVDREAVPHGFRSSFRDWAAEHGYDDAVAEAALAHKVSDDVIAAYKRTTFFELRKQLMKDWADYCARPADAGDNVVPLRA, from the coding sequence ATGGCGCGGGGATACGGCAAGCTGAAAGCTAAGCAGGTCGAGCAGCTGTCTAAGCGCGGGCTCTACGGCGACGGCGGCGGTTTGTACCTACAGGTCGCCAAAGGCGGCAGCAAATCATGGCTGTTCCGGTTCAAGAGCGACGGCCGCAGCCGGTGGTATGGGCTTGGATCGGTCCGCGATGTGAGCCTTGCGGATGCCCGGATCAAGGCCGGTGACGCACGACGCCTCCGACTGGGCGGGGGCGATCCCATCGAAGCCAAGCGCGCGGCGAAGTTGGCCGCTCGCATCGAGGCGGCCAGGGCGATCACGTTCGGCGCGGCTGCCAAGCGGTTCATCAAGGCGAATGCCCCCGGCTGGAAGAACGCGAAGCACGCCGCGCAATGGCAGATGACTTTGCTTGGCATCGACCAGGATGGGAAGCCGACCAAGCACGACTACTGCAATCCCATCCGCGATCTCCCGATCTCCAGCATCGACACTACGTTGGTGTTGCGGATCATCGAGCCGATCTGGGCAACCAAGACCGAGACCGCGAACCGCATTCGTGGGCGCATCGAATCCGTGGTCGACGCCGCCAAGTCCAAGGGCGAGTTCAAAGGCGAGAACCCGGCGCGGTGGAAGGGCCATCTGGACAACTTGCTCCCCGCAACCTCGAAGGTCCGCAAGGTTCGCAATCATCCTGCTCTGCCGTACCAGCAGTTGCCGGCGTTCATGCGCGAGCTGCGCGAGCGCGACGGTGTCGCGGCAGCAGCTCTCGAGTTCCAAATCCTGACCACCGTGAGACCGGGAAACGCGGTGGCAGCGAAGAAGGACCGGATTGACCGGCTGGCGGCGGTCTGGACCATTCCGGCTGCCCTGATGAAGAGCGATGCCGAGCACAAGGTGCCGCTCAGCCAAGCCGCTCTCGACGTGTTGGATCGCATGGAAGCTCTCAATGCAGGCAGCGAGTACATCTTCCCCAACTCCAAGGGCAAGCCTTTGAGCGATGCCTCCGCTGCGGCCGTGATCGACAGAATGAATGAGCAAGAGCGGCGCTGGATTGACCCCAAGGTGGATCGTGAAGCCGTGCCGCACGGCTTCCGTTCATCGTTCCGGGATTGGGCTGCTGAGCACGGCTACGACGATGCAGTTGCCGAAGCCGCGCTTGCACACAAGGTCAGCGACGATGTGATCGCGGCGTATAAGCGCACCACGTTTTTCGAGCTGCGCAAGCAGCTGATGAAAGACTGGGCCGATTACTGCGCCCGTCCTGCCGATGCAGGAGACAACGTCGTGCCGTTGCGGGCTTAG
- a CDS encoding hypothetical protein (product_source=Hypo-rule applied; cath_funfam=3.40.50.300; superfamily=52540): protein MDQAADEGSNNGVPQITLITKRGTPALMSKSISLDEAGKLHSDASECRMVYGTATRAFAATASALVLIIASCGSDQAIALGRLKDELPDRVEVTVPSRLDGHPGAITRSRKFIDYRPGSPAWALIDFDTKGMPEEVAARIEAAGGMWAALLSVAPELAAAARVSRASTTAGLFRDDKGEPIPGSAGMHHYVLVRDGKDVERFLKDLHARCWLSGFGWHAIGAVGQLLDRSLIDRMVGYGERLCFEGAPRIVAPVAQNPEKRVPEAFEGEEIDSGRVVPPLTEYERHRVNEAKRAGAEPLGKSAAAVRSEHDKKLAEAISSASGMPLLTALRLVAARHRGVLYPDVALEFDHLGTVTAGTVLADPEHFVGETLADPMEGVGYGRCKAMVMKGEDGALLIHSFAHGRGVYFLRYDLKSAKAAFAQAPADAMVEHSLAILAQAELEEDELADFVALVSKSANVGVRVLTRRIKKDRAQREPEKHRASMESRADSRIIRPRPAPDGELLPTVTFVDELLAADKSEEPPMRNASGAFVQVEVKQPWALHLLTADGANSIGDDVDLMKAPAEPVLAELTPIGVELLLERYVRWEVVTRDAYYYGALPAPFINALIEFPGSALPVARAINTAPLVTMSGRIIDGVGLDRPTGLVHRIDPVLRSCVSAGAPTNEEVKSAFKFLLDEWLVDVALDPVGKCIAVLLALTLLQRALLPERPAFFVTAGQRGGGKTTLVHMILTAVLGRRAAAAGWSENVEERKKALFSYLRQNVAALVWDNIARGANISCPHIEAALTASEISDRVLGVSRVETVPSSTIQIFTGNSIAPRGDMASRSFILPLNVNRPDPENREFRHADPLAWTQANRAKILRALYTILIGGALSRPTDQVAKTRFKTWWGLIGWPVEYAAGLLEIEVDCTQLLRVGEAGEEEASAASRALTVLRDCWGEDSFTTRLVVMTLADTGSYVEDKAARAEALSDALGELIGKPLEKPTARSIGKLFQKYLTNRPVWLADSDAVAVLRKIPGHDANEYRVEISNPGQSSTSDQPGSAAATEMAARSTGKAGKVGKEGNVSAAAGQDKTVFSDEPAGECEGWRARI from the coding sequence ATGGATCAGGCCGCCGATGAAGGCAGTAACAACGGAGTGCCGCAGATCACGCTGATCACCAAGCGCGGTACGCCAGCGTTGATGTCGAAAAGCATTTCGCTGGACGAGGCGGGTAAGCTGCACAGCGATGCCTCAGAATGTCGGATGGTGTATGGCACGGCAACTCGCGCGTTCGCGGCAACGGCGAGCGCGCTCGTTCTGATCATTGCGAGCTGCGGTTCTGACCAGGCCATCGCTCTTGGGCGTTTGAAAGATGAGCTCCCCGACCGGGTCGAGGTGACTGTGCCGAGCCGGCTCGACGGTCATCCCGGGGCCATCACTCGCTCCCGTAAGTTCATCGACTATCGGCCGGGAAGTCCTGCCTGGGCGCTCATCGACTTTGATACCAAAGGAATGCCTGAAGAGGTGGCTGCCCGGATCGAAGCCGCAGGTGGCATGTGGGCCGCCCTGCTGTCGGTCGCGCCAGAACTCGCGGCTGCGGCGCGGGTTTCCCGTGCGAGCACGACGGCCGGGCTTTTCCGCGATGACAAAGGCGAGCCGATCCCGGGCTCCGCCGGTATGCACCATTACGTACTGGTACGGGACGGTAAAGATGTTGAGCGGTTCCTGAAGGATCTCCACGCCCGCTGTTGGTTGAGCGGATTCGGATGGCATGCGATCGGCGCGGTCGGTCAGCTGCTCGACCGGTCCTTGATCGATAGGATGGTCGGCTATGGTGAACGCCTTTGCTTTGAGGGGGCGCCCCGGATTGTTGCGCCTGTTGCCCAGAATCCGGAGAAGCGTGTTCCTGAGGCATTCGAGGGCGAAGAGATCGATTCAGGTCGAGTTGTACCCCCGCTGACTGAGTACGAGCGCCACCGCGTCAATGAAGCCAAACGCGCGGGTGCGGAACCGCTTGGGAAATCCGCGGCGGCAGTCCGCAGCGAGCACGACAAAAAGCTCGCCGAGGCGATTTCATCAGCATCAGGCATGCCTTTGCTGACGGCGCTCCGCCTGGTTGCCGCGCGACATCGCGGAGTGCTCTATCCGGATGTAGCGCTCGAGTTTGATCACCTGGGCACCGTGACCGCCGGCACTGTGCTGGCTGATCCAGAACATTTCGTCGGGGAGACGCTCGCTGATCCCATGGAAGGAGTCGGTTACGGACGCTGCAAGGCCATGGTGATGAAAGGTGAAGACGGCGCCTTGCTGATTCATAGCTTCGCGCATGGCCGTGGCGTCTACTTTCTTCGATACGATCTGAAATCAGCCAAGGCCGCCTTCGCACAAGCTCCGGCGGACGCCATGGTAGAACATTCCCTGGCGATCTTGGCCCAAGCCGAACTCGAGGAGGACGAGCTCGCAGATTTTGTCGCGCTTGTTTCCAAGTCTGCGAACGTTGGTGTTCGGGTTTTGACGAGGCGGATCAAGAAGGACCGTGCTCAACGCGAACCCGAAAAGCACAGAGCCTCCATGGAATCGCGCGCCGACAGCCGGATCATCCGGCCACGGCCCGCGCCGGACGGCGAGTTGCTGCCCACGGTCACATTCGTTGATGAGCTGCTCGCGGCCGACAAGAGCGAGGAGCCGCCAATGCGAAATGCATCGGGCGCTTTCGTTCAAGTCGAGGTGAAGCAACCCTGGGCACTGCATCTGCTAACCGCTGATGGCGCCAATTCGATTGGTGATGATGTTGATCTCATGAAGGCGCCGGCAGAGCCGGTCCTTGCTGAATTGACGCCGATCGGGGTTGAATTGCTCCTTGAGCGTTACGTTCGATGGGAGGTCGTGACGCGGGATGCATATTACTACGGCGCGTTGCCGGCGCCGTTCATCAACGCGCTGATCGAGTTTCCCGGGAGTGCGCTGCCGGTCGCCAGGGCGATCAATACAGCGCCGTTGGTCACCATGTCGGGTCGAATCATCGATGGAGTTGGGCTCGATCGGCCCACCGGGCTGGTCCACCGCATCGATCCGGTTCTTCGCTCGTGTGTTTCTGCCGGTGCTCCGACAAACGAGGAGGTCAAATCGGCTTTCAAATTTCTCCTCGACGAGTGGCTGGTCGACGTCGCGCTCGATCCGGTCGGCAAGTGCATTGCGGTCCTGCTCGCGCTCACTCTTCTGCAGCGAGCCTTGCTGCCGGAGCGCCCGGCGTTCTTCGTGACAGCGGGGCAGCGGGGCGGGGGGAAGACGACCTTGGTCCACATGATCCTGACGGCGGTCTTGGGGCGGCGTGCTGCGGCCGCAGGGTGGTCGGAAAATGTCGAGGAGCGAAAGAAGGCCCTGTTCTCCTACTTGCGCCAGAATGTAGCGGCGCTGGTCTGGGACAACATCGCGCGGGGCGCCAACATCAGTTGCCCGCACATCGAAGCCGCGCTGACAGCGTCGGAGATATCCGATCGAGTCTTGGGAGTGTCACGGGTGGAGACCGTGCCCTCGTCTACGATCCAGATCTTCACCGGCAACTCCATTGCACCGCGCGGCGACATGGCGAGCCGCTCCTTCATCCTGCCACTGAACGTGAACAGGCCGGACCCGGAGAACAGGGAGTTCCGCCATGCTGACCCGCTGGCTTGGACGCAGGCAAACCGGGCGAAGATCCTGCGGGCGCTCTACACGATCCTGATCGGCGGCGCATTGTCGCGCCCAACAGACCAGGTTGCAAAGACCCGGTTCAAGACATGGTGGGGGTTGATCGGATGGCCAGTGGAGTACGCGGCCGGGCTGCTCGAGATCGAGGTAGACTGCACCCAGCTTCTGCGGGTCGGTGAGGCCGGCGAGGAAGAAGCAAGCGCCGCATCTCGTGCTCTTACTGTCCTGCGAGACTGTTGGGGCGAAGATAGCTTTACCACGCGCCTCGTGGTGATGACGCTCGCTGACACCGGCTCATATGTGGAGGACAAGGCAGCGCGCGCCGAGGCGCTTTCTGATGCGCTGGGCGAACTAATCGGGAAGCCGCTCGAGAAGCCGACGGCCCGCAGCATCGGCAAGCTCTTCCAGAAATACCTTACAAACCGGCCCGTTTGGCTTGCGGACAGCGATGCTGTTGCGGTCTTGCGCAAGATTCCCGGCCACGATGCCAATGAATACCGGGTCGAGATATCGAATCCGGGGCAGTCCTCCACGTCGGATCAGCCGGGTTCGGCTGCGGCAACCGAGATGGCCGCGAGGTCGACGGGGAAAGCCGGGAAAGTGGGGAAAGAGGGGAATGTTTCGGCCGCTGCTGGCCAGGACAAAACAGTTTTTTCAGATGAGCCTGCGGGGGAATGCGAGGGTTGGAGGGCTCGGATATGA
- a CDS encoding hypothetical protein (product_source=Hypo-rule applied) gives MNTAEVIEEVTAFGIQIRLEGDDLLLTAEAKPPASLMALLSNHKADILTLLQSGSGSLDHALLRLECACPDYVDEGGWQRCISDARRFLRSWGSQAEALGWTAKDLFGLHKPPPDPHPSYSRLSRYDQTGLIWLLQGRTVVALTKTIAAIESHGGPPIKYRKHDKPALGDSLEDFI, from the coding sequence ATGAATACGGCCGAAGTGATTGAAGAAGTCACCGCGTTCGGGATCCAGATCCGACTGGAGGGAGATGACCTGCTGCTCACAGCGGAGGCGAAACCTCCCGCTTCCCTAATGGCGCTGCTGTCCAACCACAAGGCAGATATTCTCACATTGCTTCAGTCTGGCAGTGGGAGCCTCGATCACGCGCTTCTCCGGCTAGAGTGTGCGTGCCCCGACTACGTCGACGAGGGTGGCTGGCAGCGGTGCATCAGCGACGCTCGACGCTTCCTTCGAAGCTGGGGCAGCCAGGCTGAGGCGCTCGGATGGACAGCCAAGGACCTCTTTGGACTGCATAAGCCGCCGCCCGATCCACATCCGTCGTACAGCCGGCTTTCCCGATACGACCAGACTGGGCTGATCTGGCTTCTGCAAGGTCGGACGGTCGTTGCCCTCACGAAGACCATTGCAGCCATCGAATCCCATGGAGGGCCGCCGATCAAATACCGCAAGCACGACAAGCCTGCGCTCGGGGATTCGCTGGAGGATTTCATATGA
- a CDS encoding DNA polymerase-3 subunit beta (product_source=KO:K02338; cath_funfam=3.10.150.10; cog=COG0592; ko=KO:K02338; pfam=PF02767; superfamily=55979): MKLSAPARLLSDAIALTGAISPAASSPVAAHLATTGTAVSIRCTENAVGTIATRVPATVLEPGETAVALGRLAALVSTFAADAVVEIETAVGTVSVVSGTSRLRLPTVPVTALPPPIAIDQEIGRVEISSTDCLRLLEPLAMADARHSRFYLSGVFWHSINDHLVAVSTDGIRLIRTGVAAPRFSEDRALIVPTEVALAVRRLLQKAAATRVTLRRSRTLIAFESTSFSFTARLIDSKFPAYESIIPPDSSNLVVCDRLKLLAALSRLSVAAPNADTALVALSWRNGSCLDLHLARCALDGCDSVAAQVAGSAEVALSLRQFAALLKEFSSEHIQIETSNEQPVVIRGAGEKLALIVRSKWNFDSLRDGNEHLATRSGA; encoded by the coding sequence GTGAAACTCTCAGCGCCAGCTCGCCTGCTTTCCGATGCAATCGCGCTCACGGGCGCGATCAGCCCCGCTGCCAGCAGCCCAGTCGCCGCACATCTTGCGACGACCGGGACCGCGGTCTCGATCCGGTGCACCGAGAATGCGGTGGGCACCATCGCGACCCGTGTTCCGGCGACGGTCCTTGAACCGGGTGAGACTGCCGTCGCCCTCGGTCGTCTGGCCGCGCTTGTTTCCACTTTCGCGGCCGATGCGGTCGTTGAGATCGAAACGGCAGTCGGCACAGTGAGCGTAGTGTCCGGAACCAGCCGTTTGCGGTTGCCTACTGTTCCAGTCACTGCCTTGCCGCCGCCAATTGCCATTGATCAAGAAATTGGACGTGTCGAGATCAGCAGCACGGACTGTCTCCGTCTGCTGGAGCCGCTCGCTATGGCCGATGCACGTCATTCCCGGTTCTATCTTTCCGGCGTATTTTGGCACAGCATCAATGATCACCTTGTCGCCGTCTCCACCGATGGGATCAGGTTGATCCGCACCGGTGTTGCCGCGCCAAGGTTCTCAGAGGATCGCGCGCTCATCGTGCCCACCGAGGTTGCTCTTGCGGTACGTCGCCTCTTGCAGAAGGCCGCGGCAACTCGCGTTACACTCCGTCGATCCCGTACCTTGATTGCGTTTGAGTCGACTTCTTTCAGCTTCACTGCGCGCCTGATCGATTCCAAGTTTCCGGCCTACGAATCCATCATTCCCCCGGACAGCTCGAACCTGGTTGTCTGCGATCGGCTCAAATTGCTCGCGGCCTTGTCGCGTTTGAGTGTCGCCGCTCCCAACGCCGACACGGCGCTGGTGGCACTATCCTGGCGAAACGGCAGCTGCCTGGATCTCCACTTGGCACGCTGCGCGCTCGATGGCTGCGATAGCGTTGCTGCCCAAGTGGCTGGCAGTGCGGAGGTGGCGCTGTCGCTGCGGCAGTTCGCGGCTCTGCTCAAAGAATTCAGTAGCGAGCACATTCAGATCGAGACCTCGAACGAACAACCAGTTGTGATCCGGGGCGCCGGCGAAAAGTTGGCGCTCATCGTCCGCTCGAAATGGAACTTCGATAGCTTGCGCGATGGCAACGAGCATCTCGCCACGCGGTCGGGAGCCTGA
- a CDS encoding hypothetical protein (product_source=Hypo-rule applied; cleavage_site_network=SignalP-noTM; superfamily=51905): MTMDRWLGWTICAAAVVAASPAAMAQSCRHDGPVVGCDDGRRGILSGDAIVWADGTRSSASPHPSVIIGHKSSVRVGPGVFVGQGSGSVPLDDPNAPTKRAAPFSMACRIVIDRQP, from the coding sequence ATGACCATGGATAGATGGCTTGGGTGGACAATCTGTGCTGCCGCGGTCGTTGCCGCCAGCCCGGCTGCGATGGCCCAGAGCTGCCGCCACGATGGCCCGGTGGTTGGCTGCGATGATGGGCGGCGCGGGATTTTGTCCGGCGATGCGATCGTCTGGGCGGACGGCACCCGCTCCAGCGCGTCGCCGCATCCGAGCGTGATCATCGGCCACAAATCGTCGGTAAGGGTAGGACCCGGCGTGTTCGTCGGCCAGGGCAGCGGCTCGGTGCCGCTCGACGATCCCAACGCGCCAACAAAACGCGCTGCGCCATTCTCGATGGCGTGTCGTATTGTTATTGACCGGCAGCCTTAG
- a CDS encoding hypothetical protein (product_source=Hypo-rule applied), with amino-acid sequence MTAKLKKAPKRGRGRQLAEIKQLQRRIAAGGLLDIKGKDELLIDEFKADYGRGLRSDVERIARNVVAKAVHSLKTFPAAREVAASALQTVAKLDQETQRLIGLDARALATGFMAKGDQPPSLLWKENLTHVHDCYQVLLGDLELIATLPGGRIEVLADHFVTEMYVFHVRQTGRRPSKSKTARFVDFMLAAWADLHFPKLPEGALGSRAERLPHSKLIFQKRTRQAQA; translated from the coding sequence ATGACTGCAAAGTTGAAAAAGGCACCGAAGCGCGGACGGGGACGGCAGCTCGCAGAGATCAAGCAATTGCAACGCAGGATCGCAGCGGGAGGACTTCTCGACATTAAAGGCAAGGATGAACTGCTCATTGACGAGTTCAAGGCGGACTACGGCAGAGGGCTGCGCTCCGATGTCGAACGGATTGCGCGAAACGTGGTGGCCAAAGCAGTTCATTCTCTGAAGACGTTTCCTGCGGCAAGAGAAGTAGCAGCGAGTGCACTTCAAACCGTCGCGAAGTTGGATCAGGAAACGCAACGGCTGATTGGCTTGGACGCGAGGGCGCTGGCGACGGGTTTCATGGCGAAGGGCGATCAGCCTCCAAGCCTCCTGTGGAAGGAGAATCTGACACACGTTCATGACTGCTATCAGGTTCTCCTTGGCGATCTTGAGCTGATAGCAACACTACCCGGTGGCCGCATCGAGGTACTAGCGGACCATTTCGTGACCGAGATGTACGTTTTTCACGTGCGCCAGACTGGACGGCGTCCATCTAAGTCAAAGACTGCAAGGTTTGTCGATTTCATGCTGGCGGCGTGGGCTGATCTCCATTTCCCAAAACTGCCGGAAGGCGCGTTGGGAAGCAGAGCGGAGCGGTTGCCGCATTCGAAACTAATTTTTCAGAAGCGAACGCGGCAAGCGCAAGCCTGA
- a CDS encoding trehalose 6-phosphate synthase (product_source=KO:K00697; cath_funfam=3.40.50.2000; cog=COG0380; ko=KO:K00697; pfam=PF00982; superfamily=53756; tigrfam=TIGR02400) gives MNLVVVSNRVSRASANEPMTGGLAAALLPVVEKSGAIWVGSSGRVRDGAQKEPFAEIEALGTGALALLDLPAAHYGGYYEGFANSALWPALHSRSDLIHTSQDDYQSYREVNSFMARALLRFRKPETVFWIQDYHFLALGAELRDLGVTHPIGFFLHTPWPTRGIIGGVPHHRELVEAMLAYNLIGFQTDDDRDNFLSYIQFDLGLDVADGVVASRFGTSRCAVFPIGIDPAKFAAHAAKAASHPDVSRLRRSLHGEKLAIGVDRVDYSKGLVNRIEAFDRMLTQQPQLNRSVSLLQIATLSRCTIEAYCDLQNQLAKLVSDVNGRHGEVDWTPIRYLNKGYSQTVLAGLYRTAQVGLVTPLHDGMNLVAKEYVAAQNPVDPGVLVLSKFAGAANELDTALLVNPHDIDSMTRTIATAFSMPLLERRMRWEAMMAKLRAGTIQDWFADFVEALQNAHAASKKAAGQKVPAELPAVWPVRSYSSVGGTRLH, from the coding sequence GTGAATCTTGTCGTCGTTTCAAACCGCGTATCCCGCGCCTCGGCCAATGAACCGATGACCGGCGGATTGGCTGCAGCACTGCTGCCAGTGGTTGAGAAATCCGGCGCAATCTGGGTCGGCTCCAGCGGTCGGGTCCGCGATGGCGCGCAAAAGGAACCCTTTGCCGAAATTGAGGCTCTGGGTACCGGCGCGCTGGCGCTGCTGGATCTGCCTGCGGCGCATTACGGTGGTTACTACGAAGGCTTCGCCAATTCAGCGCTGTGGCCGGCGTTGCATTCCCGCAGCGATCTGATCCACACCTCGCAGGACGATTATCAATCCTATCGCGAGGTAAACTCCTTCATGGCGCGGGCGCTGCTGCGCTTCCGCAAGCCGGAAACCGTTTTTTGGATCCAGGACTATCATTTCCTCGCGCTTGGCGCGGAGCTGCGCGATCTCGGCGTTACCCACCCGATCGGCTTCTTCCTGCATACGCCATGGCCGACCCGCGGGATCATTGGCGGCGTGCCGCATCACCGCGAACTGGTTGAGGCCATGCTCGCCTATAACCTGATCGGTTTTCAGACCGACGATGACCGCGACAACTTCCTGTCTTACATTCAATTCGATCTCGGCCTCGACGTCGCGGATGGCGTGGTGGCGTCGCGCTTCGGCACCTCGCGCTGCGCGGTGTTTCCGATCGGCATCGATCCCGCGAAATTCGCCGCCCATGCCGCCAAGGCGGCTTCGCATCCCGACGTGTCGCGGCTGCGTCGCAGCCTTCATGGCGAGAAGCTCGCGATCGGCGTCGATCGCGTCGATTACTCCAAGGGCCTCGTCAACCGCATCGAGGCGTTCGACCGCATGCTGACGCAGCAACCGCAGCTCAACCGCTCGGTGTCGCTACTGCAGATCGCGACGTTGTCGCGCTGCACCATCGAAGCTTACTGCGATCTGCAGAACCAGCTCGCCAAGCTGGTCAGCGATGTCAACGGCCGCCACGGCGAAGTCGATTGGACACCGATTCGCTATCTCAACAAGGGCTACAGCCAGACCGTGCTCGCGGGACTCTATCGCACTGCGCAGGTCGGCCTTGTCACGCCGTTGCATGACGGTATGAACCTGGTCGCCAAGGAATATGTCGCCGCGCAGAACCCGGTCGATCCGGGCGTACTGGTGCTGTCGAAATTCGCCGGCGCCGCGAACGAGCTCGACACGGCGCTCCTGGTTAATCCGCACGACATCGACAGCATGACGCGCACGATTGCCACGGCATTCTCGATGCCGCTGCTGGAGCGCCGGATGCGCTGGGAAGCGATGATGGCGAAGTTGCGTGCCGGAACCATCCAGGACTGGTTCGCCGATTTTGTCGAAGCGCTGCAGAACGCCCATGCCGCCAGCAAAAAGGCGGCCGGCCAGAAGGTGCCCGCCGAGCTGCCGGCAGTCTGGCCGGTGCGCTCGTACAGCTCGGTCGGGGGCACCAGGCTTCACTAA
- a CDS encoding putative DNA-binding transcriptional regulator AlpA (product_source=COG3311; cog=COG3311; superfamily=46955): protein MSRISHNDQRSLLAPDRLAWRLPEWMKLTGTSRPTLWRQIKRGDLKIVSIGSTRMVPRCEAIRLGLIKA, encoded by the coding sequence ATGTCTCGCATTTCCCACAACGATCAACGTTCACTCTTGGCGCCGGACCGCCTCGCTTGGCGTCTTCCCGAATGGATGAAGCTGACCGGCACCTCGCGCCCGACGCTCTGGCGCCAGATCAAGCGCGGTGACTTGAAGATCGTGTCGATCGGCTCCACGCGTATGGTGCCGCGCTGCGAGGCGATCCGCCTCGGCTTGATCAAAGCTTAG
- a CDS encoding uncharacterized protein (DUF2225 family) (product_source=COG1655; cog=COG1655; superfamily=57783), whose protein sequence is MHDSHDNDNARERWVFSRYSLAKVLRCPVCSRKTQHEEMWFRGCNDVRIVCDHTTLFVWKA, encoded by the coding sequence ATGCACGACTCCCACGACAACGATAATGCGCGCGAGCGTTGGGTGTTTAGCCGGTACTCGCTTGCGAAGGTCCTGCGCTGCCCTGTCTGCAGCCGCAAGACTCAGCACGAAGAGATGTGGTTCCGCGGATGCAATGACGTTCGAATCGTTTGCGACCACACCACGCTTTTTGTTTGGAAGGCGTAA